In Raphanus sativus cultivar WK10039 chromosome 5, ASM80110v3, whole genome shotgun sequence, the following proteins share a genomic window:
- the LOC108859254 gene encoding uncharacterized protein LOC108859254, with amino-acid sequence MAAGERKNQPLSPPTTIVQPTTPTKRVLITTLLAGVIGGGAGLVSKHRKAYPNIPTIYATNFAIVAGCYCGAREFVRITRRSAHDDVLNSTIGGLFSGALLGRLQGGPYGALRYSVIFAAMGTASNYAGHKAKEMLENYRNKDSIKLPEWFPVQILDEEALAKKKAREQKIFAERSFGRLNKEET; translated from the exons ATGGCGGCCGGTGAACGAAAGAATCAGCCGTTATCTCCTCCGACGACGATTGTGCAGCCAACTACTCCGACGAAGCGTGTTTTGATCACTACCCTTCTCGCAG GAGTTATTGGAGGAGGAGCTGGTTTAGTCTCTAAACACCGCAAAGCTTATCCCAATATTCCCACTATTTATGCCACCAACTTCGCCATCGTCGCTGGTTGCTATTGCG gAGCTCGTGAGTTTGTGAGGATAACTCGAAGATCAGCACATGATGATGTGTTGAACTCAACTATTGGAGGGCTTTTCAGTGGTGCTTTGCTTGGAAGACTTCAAG GAGGTCCATATGGTGCATTGCGGTACTCTGTCATTTTTGCTGCTATGGGCACTGCATCTAACTATGCCGGCCATAAAGCAAAAGAAATGTTGGAGAACTACCGTAACAAGGATTCGATCAAGTTGCCTGAGTGGTTTCCTGTTCAAATACTCGATGAAGAAGCCTTAGCAAAGAAGAAAGCTCGGGAACAGAAGATATTCGCTGAAAGATCATTTGGGAGATTGAACAAGGAAGAGACTTGA